The genome window GTCCAGAGCCTGGCCGTGCCTTCGTACACCGAAGCGCCGATCGAAAAACCGCGCAGCCAGTCATTGTAATTGATCTGTCCGTCGCCGATATTCCAGGCGATCGGGTTGATCACGATGCGTCCCAGCGTGTCAAATTGATCCTTGCCGGTGCTGGCGCTGGAGTTGCCGTTGGCCTGATTGAAACCGTTGCCGTTGACCACGCCGAAAGCGTATTCCAGCAGCGGCACGCGATAGCCGTAGCCAAAATCATTGGACGGAAAAAGATCGCCCTTCAGAATAATTCCCACATCGCGCGCCACAAAACCCAGCGGCGCCACAAACTGTGCCTGATTGATCACCGGTTTTTTGTCTTCCAGCGCGCTGGCCTCCAGACCAAAAGGTTTGGTCTGCTGACCAAAAACGACCGCCAGACGCGCGGAGTCAGATTGATTGGCTGGCAAAATATTGTAATTCAGATAAGCGTCCAGCAACTGCGGCCAATTAGAACCAGCCGGGGCAGGACTGGCTCCGCCTAAGCTCACCACATAATCCAGATCGCGCCAGTCATCATAATCTTTTTTCAAACTGCCGCGAAAAGTCAGCGTGGCCAGCGGCACTTGAAATGAATTGTAAGTGTTGAGTGTCGCCTGTGACGGCACGGTCAACCTGGCCTGCACGATACCGGAGATGCGCAGCGCGCGGCCAGTGGCCGCCGTGTTCAGATCGTACTTGCGCTGAAATTCATCCCGCACCTGCTGAATATCGCTGCGCAGCGCGGCGACATCTTCCTGCGTGGCCGGATCGTCATCGGTCTGCAAAACGCTATTCTCGAGCAGGCCGTCCGCCGCCGCGAGCGTCTGGCCGAGCAGCGCGCCCAGCAGTATAAATTTCAAAATTCCTTTCCGCATTTTCTTGCCTTTCTTGAGGAAACGTCCAGTACATCTGGTCAAGTGTTCACAGCGTGTATTTTTTTTAAAGGGGCTCTCCCCTGCCTGTACCTGCCGCACAATTTCGCTTTAGCCCGCGCCTCCTTTTCTTAAAAACTTTTTTTTAAATCGCGCCGCCGGCGTCCACATAATCCTCGCGCAGCACACGGACACGTTCTAATTTATCTATTTGCGTCACGCGCGAGTTGTGCACCGTGATCTGTATCGTGCCGTAATGCAGTTCGGACAGGGTCTGCGCGATCTTTTTTAAAACCTTGTCTTCGCCAGGTTTAGACGCTTCTCTTGGGGTCATTTTTTCATTCCTTTAATTTACTATTCATATCGTATTAGTATGATATAGGGTTCTGGAATTTTTGTCAAGGGGTTGTACGAGTTACATACAAATGAGACTTATTAGAGTTTTTAATCCAAAAATCTAAAAGTTTTGAAAATCTATAGGAATTATTTTTTTTCACGGCCGGATTTCTTTCTTTGTTAATTTGATGGTACTATCTGGTAAATGAAGAATAAATAAAATGTATTTATTAAAAATATTAAATCAAAAAATTAAGGAATAACCCTTATGTTAGCCAAACAATTGCCCATCGGTTCTGGTTTTGGGGCCGCTTCGACTACAGATGAAGTAATTGCCGGAATAAATTTAAGCGGAAAAACAGTTATCGTTACCGGAGGATACTCCGGATTGGGGCTGGAAACGGCGCGTTCTTTTTGTTCCGCTGGAGCTACTGTGATTATACCAACCCGCGATTACAACAAGGCAGCTGCCGCTGTTAAGGGTTTACCTAAAGTAGAGATTGAAAGAATGGACTTGCTTGATCCCGCTTCCATAGACTCCTTTGCTGAAAAATTTTTGGCCTCTGGTCGACCGCTGAATATTCTGGTAAACAGCGCTGGTATTATGGCTCTTCCGCGGTTGACTCTGGACAAGCGCGGATATGAATACCACTTTGCGACAAACCATCTTGGGCATTTTCAGCTTACACTACGATTATTGCCGGCTTTACGTAAAGCAAACGGCGCGCGAGTTGTCTCGGTAGCGGCACGGGCGCATCAATTATCCAGAGTATTTTTTGACGATCTTAATTTTGCACGGCGCGAATATCGACCGATGCTGGGTTATGCCCAGTCCAAAACAGCTAACATTTTATTGGCCACCGGATTGGACGCGCGCGAGCAGATCAACGGGGT of Candidatus Margulisiibacteriota bacterium contains these proteins:
- a CDS encoding SDR family NAD(P)-dependent oxidoreductase, yielding MLAKQLPIGSGFGAASTTDEVIAGINLSGKTVIVTGGYSGLGLETARSFCSAGATVIIPTRDYNKAAAAVKGLPKVEIERMDLLDPASIDSFAEKFLASGRPLNILVNSAGIMALPRLTLDKRGYEYHFATNHLGHFQLTLRLLPALRKANGARVVSVAARAHQLSRVFFDDLNFARREYRPMLGYAQSKTANILLATGLDAREQINGVRAFSLHPGSIVSTNLGRNFTLAQLRTFGVIDEHGNPIIDPENDRKNENQGAATQVWCATSPQLEGMGGLYCQDVDVAPLAQPAEGMKLSDIDPTRLTGVMPYAVDKAEANRLWEMSEQLVFG
- a CDS encoding YezD family protein is translated as MTPREASKPGEDKVLKKIAQTLSELHYGTIQITVHNSRVTQIDKLERVRVLREDYVDAGGAI